The following coding sequences are from one Nitrospirota bacterium window:
- a CDS encoding BrnA antitoxin family protein, with translation MKKTLKKPLIDEDGEVRELNAGDFKHMRPAREVLHEIMPKEVANEMLKPQRGRPLKPVLKKHINIRVDADILSAFKSTGRGWQSRMNEALRDWIKWRKSA, from the coding sequence TGATGAAGATGGAGAGGTTAGAGAACTTAATGCTGGGGACTTTAAACACATGAGACCGGCACGTGAGGTACTGCATGAGATTATGCCGAAGGAAGTCGCCAATGAGATGCTGAAACCACAGCGAGGAAGACCGCTTAAACCCGTGTTAAAGAAGCATATCAATATCCGTGTAGATGCCGATATCTTGTCTGCATTTAAATCCACAGGCAGGGGCTGGCAGTCCCGCATGAATGAAGCCTTGCGGGACTGGATTAAGTGGCGGAAGTCTGCATGA